The sequence GCATCGGCTGCCGCGCCTGTGGGAAACGGAGCCCGATTTTCCAGTTTCGCGACGGCAACCTGCCGACGATCGACTACGACGCCTACGATCCGGACGCGCTCGAAGGCGTGGACGCCGCGGTTGAAAAATGCCCAATGCACGGCCTGATCTATGTCGGCAAACCCACGCCAAGAGACCTCGCCGCCGCGGGGGACGCTGAGGTGCCCGCCGTCGTCACCGCGGACTTCAAGACGACGGTGGACAAGACCGACTGGCAGGGCTGAGGAGACCCGCGCCGGCCGCGATCTCCGTGGGCCGACCGATCAGCACCACCACCGCGATTGCGAGCGTGTGGCTGTGGGTGATGCTGACGTGGATTCGCTTCACCCCCATCCGTGCGGCCAATCGCGCCGCATTCCCACAGAGCCGCACACCCGGCGCGCCGCTGCGGGGGTCGCGGATCACTTGCACATCTCGCCAGCCGACCCGATCCCCGATGCCGGTGCCGAACGCTTTTGCCACCGCCTCCTTCACCGCGAAACGGCCGGCATAGTGCCGCCACGGAGCGGACTGACCCTCACAGTAAGCGCGTTCCTCGCCGCGGAACACCCGGGAGAGGAAGCGGTCTCCCCAGTTCACAATCGCCTGACGGACGCGCTCACCTTCCACGACATCCACGCCGATGCCAAGCAGCGTTTCGGATTCCGGCCCCGTCGCACGAGATCGCCGCCGCGAGCTCATCGACGCCCCCCGCGATAAGCCCGCATCCCCTCCAGCATCGCGCGCACCGCCGCCTCGAGGCCGACGAACACCGCATCGCAGACCAGACTGTGTCCGATGTTGAGGGTGTCGAGATATGGGATCTCAAGAATCCCCCGCAGGTTGCCCAGATGAATGCCATGACCCGCGTTGATCCGCAGCCCCAGTTCGTGCCCGCGGACCGCCGCGCGCACCAGCCGCTCCAGCTCTGCGGCGGCCACCGCCGGCGATCCGCTGCAATAGCGGCCCGTATGCAGTTCGACGCACCGCGCACCGATCTCAACGGCGGCCTCCAGATGGGCAGGCTCCGGTTCGATGAACAAGCTGACCTCGATTCCCCCCCCTTGCAGTGCGCGGACCACTGGCGCCAGCTCCTTGCGCCTCCCCGCAACGTCCAGGCCGCCTTCGGTCGTCAGCTCGGCCCGCCGCTCGGGCACGAGGCACACCTCGTCTGGTCGCACCGACAGCGCAAACTCGACCATCGCCGGCACGGCGGCCATTTCCAGGTTGAGCGGCAGACCGCCCCACGCTTTCAGCGCCCGCACATCCGCGTCCTGGATGTGCCGCCGGTCCTCCCGCAGATGCACCGTGATCCCGTGCGCGCCCGCGGACGCACACGCGCGAGCCGCCCGCAGTAGGTCGGGATACGGTGTCCCCCGCAGCTGCCGGAGCGTCGCGATGTGGTCCACGTTCACGCCAAGGCGCAGCCCGTCGGGAGAGCGCGCGGAACCGCCCGCGTTCATCACCAGACGTCCTCCACCGGCCGTTCCTCCAGCTGCCCCCGCTGCATCTCCGGTCGGTACACCGCCCACGTTCCGGGTCCCTGGCGACGCAGCCACTGCACGGCCACCGCTGCCGCATCCAACACATGGGCGGGCCGGACCGGCCCACCAATCCCAGCCAGCCCCACCCGAATGCCGTACGGCAGGCGCAGCTCGCCCAGCCGCGCCGGCGACGAACGGGCGCTCTCAATCAGCCGCCGCGCCACCTGCTCCGCCGCCGTCAGCGGACAGTCCAACACCGCCAAAAACTCGTCCTCCCCCACTCGCCCCAGCAGATCGCTCTGGCGCAGCGCCGCCGACAGCGCGTCCGCGCACGCCCGCACCACTGCGTCGCCCGCCTCGCGGCCGAAACGTTCATTGATCGCACCCAGGCGGTCCAGATCCACATGCAACACCGATACCGGCCGCCCGCGGTACCGGCAGTTCGAAATAAACTTCCTGGCCGCCCGCCCCATTCGATCGGCCCGCAA is a genomic window of Kiritimatiellia bacterium containing:
- the acpS gene encoding holo-ACP synthase, whose product is MSSRRRSRATGPESETLLGIGVDVVEGERVRQAIVNWGDRFLSRVFRGEERAYCEGQSAPWRHYAGRFAVKEAVAKAFGTGIGDRVGWRDVQVIRDPRSGAPGVRLCGNAARLAARMGVKRIHVSITHSHTLAIAVVVLIGRPTEIAAGAGLLSPASRSCPPSS
- a CDS encoding pyridoxine 5'-phosphate synthase, translated to MNAGGSARSPDGLRLGVNVDHIATLRQLRGTPYPDLLRAARACASAGAHGITVHLREDRRHIQDADVRALKAWGGLPLNLEMAAVPAMVEFALSVRPDEVCLVPERRAELTTEGGLDVAGRRKELAPVVRALQGGGIEVSLFIEPEPAHLEAAVEIGARCVELHTGRYCSGSPAVAAAELERLVRAAVRGHELGLRINAGHGIHLGNLRGILEIPYLDTLNIGHSLVCDAVFVGLEAAVRAMLEGMRAYRGGRR